Proteins encoded together in one Acanthopagrus latus isolate v.2019 chromosome 19, fAcaLat1.1, whole genome shotgun sequence window:
- the adcyap1a gene encoding adenylate cyclase activating polypeptide 1a isoform X3, whose protein sequence is MSSKATLALLIYGLIMHYSVYCSPVGLSFPSVRLDSEVYDEDGNSLPSLDYDGEQVDVRSPPSVADDVFSLFYPPEKRTERHADGMFNKAYRKALGQLSARKYLHSLMAKRVGGGKTLEDSSEPLSKRHSDGIFTDSYSRYRKQMAVKKYLAAVLGKSLEDIGLHQILQDIDFDALPDGDEFETFMGDWLKQFSPEYPAL, encoded by the exons ATGTCTAGTAAAGCGACTTTAGCCTTACTCATCTATGGACTCATAATGCATTACAGCGTCTACTGCTCACCTGTGGGGCTTAGCTTTCCAAGTGTTAG actTGACAGTGAGGTTTATGACGAGGATGGAAACTCCTTACCCTCCCTGGATTATGACGGAGAGCAGGTGGATGTGAGGAGCCCTCCGTCTGTCGCCGACGACgtcttctctttgttttaccCACCAGAGAAAAG AACGGAAAGGCATGCAGACGGCATGTTTAATAAAGCCTACAGGAAAGCGCTGGGTCAGTTATCAGCAAGGAAATATCTGCATTCTCTGATGGCAAAACGTGTAGG cgGGGGGAAAACACTGGAGGACAGCTCAGAGCCTTTGTCCAAGCGACACTCGGACGGCATCTTCACAGACAGCTACAGCCGCTACCGAAAGCAAATGGCGGTCAAGAAATACCTGGCGGCAGTCCTTGGGAAAAG CCTTGAAGACATAGGTTTGCACCAAATCCTACAAGACATAGACTTTGATGCCCTCCCGGACGGGGATGAGTTTGAGACTTTTATGGGAGACTGGCTGAAACAGTTCTCTCCCGAATACCCG GCTTTGTGA
- the adcyap1a gene encoding adenylate cyclase activating polypeptide 1a isoform X2, translating to MSSKATLALLIYGLIMHYSVYCSPVGLSFPSVRLDSEVYDEDGNSLPSLDYDGEQVDVRSPPSVADDVFSLFYPPEKSGGKTLEDSSEPLSKRHSDGIFTDSYSRYRKQMAVKKYLAAVLGKSLEDIGLHQILQDIDFDALPDGDEFETFMGDWLKQFSPEYPVSFRLFPEAVSSLGGVSCPLPFFSSHLVTLAPKTLEPNSFPFLLSSSFFFFLFFFFFFFFFFFFFFFFFLFFFFFFFLYYLICAPVSRESHSFFYIPAKRLCSDR from the exons ATGTCTAGTAAAGCGACTTTAGCCTTACTCATCTATGGACTCATAATGCATTACAGCGTCTACTGCTCACCTGTGGGGCTTAGCTTTCCAAGTGTTAG actTGACAGTGAGGTTTATGACGAGGATGGAAACTCCTTACCCTCCCTGGATTATGACGGAGAGCAGGTGGATGTGAGGAGCCCTCCGTCTGTCGCCGACGACgtcttctctttgttttaccCACCAGAGAAAAG cgGGGGGAAAACACTGGAGGACAGCTCAGAGCCTTTGTCCAAGCGACACTCGGACGGCATCTTCACAGACAGCTACAGCCGCTACCGAAAGCAAATGGCGGTCAAGAAATACCTGGCGGCAGTCCTTGGGAAAAG CCTTGAAGACATAGGTTTGCACCAAATCCTACAAGACATAGACTTTGATGCCCTCCCGGACGGGGATGAGTTTGAGACTTTTATGGGAGACTGGCTGAAACAGTTCTCTCCCGAATACCCGGTGAGTTTCAGGCTCTTTCCCGAGGCCGTGTCCTCGCTGGGGGGCGTCTCATgtcccctcccttttttttcctctcaccttgtGACTCTTGCTCCAAAAACACTCGAACCCAATTCCTTcccctttcttctttcttcttctttcttcttcttcctcttcttcttcttcttcttcttcttcttcttcttcttcttcttcttcttcttcctcttcttcttcttcttcttcttcctctactaCCTCATTTGTGCTCCAGTCTCTCGAGAGTCTCACTCATTTTTTTATATCCCAGCTAAGAGACTTTGCTCAGACCGATAA
- the adcyap1a gene encoding adenylate cyclase activating polypeptide 1a isoform X1, protein MSSKATLALLIYGLIMHYSVYCSPVGLSFPSVRLDSEVYDEDGNSLPSLDYDGEQVDVRSPPSVADDVFSLFYPPEKRTERHADGMFNKAYRKALGQLSARKYLHSLMAKRVGGGKTLEDSSEPLSKRHSDGIFTDSYSRYRKQMAVKKYLAAVLGKSLEDIGLHQILQDIDFDALPDGDEFETFMGDWLKQFSPEYPVSFRLFPEAVSSLGGVSCPLPFFSSHLVTLAPKTLEPNSFPFLLSSSFFFFLFFFFFFFFFFFFFFFFFLFFFFFFFLYYLICAPVSRESHSFFYIPAKRLCSDR, encoded by the exons ATGTCTAGTAAAGCGACTTTAGCCTTACTCATCTATGGACTCATAATGCATTACAGCGTCTACTGCTCACCTGTGGGGCTTAGCTTTCCAAGTGTTAG actTGACAGTGAGGTTTATGACGAGGATGGAAACTCCTTACCCTCCCTGGATTATGACGGAGAGCAGGTGGATGTGAGGAGCCCTCCGTCTGTCGCCGACGACgtcttctctttgttttaccCACCAGAGAAAAG AACGGAAAGGCATGCAGACGGCATGTTTAATAAAGCCTACAGGAAAGCGCTGGGTCAGTTATCAGCAAGGAAATATCTGCATTCTCTGATGGCAAAACGTGTAGG cgGGGGGAAAACACTGGAGGACAGCTCAGAGCCTTTGTCCAAGCGACACTCGGACGGCATCTTCACAGACAGCTACAGCCGCTACCGAAAGCAAATGGCGGTCAAGAAATACCTGGCGGCAGTCCTTGGGAAAAG CCTTGAAGACATAGGTTTGCACCAAATCCTACAAGACATAGACTTTGATGCCCTCCCGGACGGGGATGAGTTTGAGACTTTTATGGGAGACTGGCTGAAACAGTTCTCTCCCGAATACCCGGTGAGTTTCAGGCTCTTTCCCGAGGCCGTGTCCTCGCTGGGGGGCGTCTCATgtcccctcccttttttttcctctcaccttgtGACTCTTGCTCCAAAAACACTCGAACCCAATTCCTTcccctttcttctttcttcttctttcttcttcttcctcttcttcttcttcttcttcttcttcttcttcttcttcttcttcttcttcttcctcttcttcttcttcttcttcttcctctactaCCTCATTTGTGCTCCAGTCTCTCGAGAGTCTCACTCATTTTTTTATATCCCAGCTAAGAGACTTTGCTCAGACCGATAA
- the adcyap1a gene encoding adenylate cyclase activating polypeptide 1a isoform X4, producing MSSKATLALLIYGLIMHYSVYCSPVGLSFPSVRLDSEVYDEDGNSLPSLDYDGEQVDVRSPPSVADDVFSLFYPPEKSGGKTLEDSSEPLSKRHSDGIFTDSYSRYRKQMAVKKYLAAVLGKRYRQRIRNKGRRLAYL from the exons ATGTCTAGTAAAGCGACTTTAGCCTTACTCATCTATGGACTCATAATGCATTACAGCGTCTACTGCTCACCTGTGGGGCTTAGCTTTCCAAGTGTTAG actTGACAGTGAGGTTTATGACGAGGATGGAAACTCCTTACCCTCCCTGGATTATGACGGAGAGCAGGTGGATGTGAGGAGCCCTCCGTCTGTCGCCGACGACgtcttctctttgttttaccCACCAGAGAAAAG cgGGGGGAAAACACTGGAGGACAGCTCAGAGCCTTTGTCCAAGCGACACTCGGACGGCATCTTCACAGACAGCTACAGCCGCTACCGAAAGCAAATGGCGGTCAAGAAATACCTGGCGGCAGTCCTTGGGAAAAGGTATAGACAGAGAATTAGAAACAAAGGACGCCGGCTGGCATATTTGTAg